In one window of Osmia lignaria lignaria isolate PbOS001 chromosome 11, iyOsmLign1, whole genome shotgun sequence DNA:
- the Trc8 gene encoding TRC8 ring finger protein, with amino-acid sequence MNSSMREKFLTFADVIIRVPPLFIIDELLKMGLGMPNDNVVLDSTESGFKISKVSDSVVDSVTPNSLMIDPFDFDHLVYKIYFIIVLKSLCCCLGCVAAICTFMLWTKHLIIVYLYLISVGAVFISYWSNVSTMKAIIAYVNAHESTTSILDDILCLNLKYVLNEGPGLLIVQNYILQCLLASIFCYIHLAPRHPIQQKLLVLSFMAPSILGLCPLPTQVLYNAPVFAALLPLAVCKFVIWYNGISILKTMYIGYQHARNFVSNYGLSALVETEWIRLNVPCVLRTFWILRVGGQVVQILSNHYDEEDFTYTLMIKTLLVNGCETLTAVLGMTSIISFICHYIGCFFQWVLLTVDEDEKSIGTLSATLFYVLALQTGLTSLDREKRLVRLCRNFCLLLMAVLHFVHNIVNPLLMSLSASHNPALHRHIRALAVCVFLILLPVSLLAFLWSHYTVCTWLLAVSVFGIEVIVKVLVSLAIYSLFLIDAYRSVFWEQLDDCVYIIRSFGNTVEFTFGIILFINGFWILVFESGGAIRAIMICIHAYFNIWCEAKAGWSVFMKRRTAVNKINSLPEAKAEELRKLDDVCAICYQEMESAKITHCNHYFHSVCLRKWLYVQDRCPLCHDVLYKVENGRRARDTAEDQR; translated from the exons ATGAATAGCTCTATGCGCGAGAAATTTCTTACCTTTGCTGATGTTATAATTAGGGTACCACCTCTATTTATCATAGATGAGTTACTTAAAATGGGGCTTGGAATGCCGAATGATAACGTTGTGCTGGATAGCACAGAGAGtggttttaaaatatcaaaagttTCAGACAGTGTTGTTGACTCAGTGACACCTAATTCATTAATGATAGATCCATTTGATTTTGATCATCTTgtctataaaatatatttcataattgTATTGAAGAGTCTATGCTGCTGCTTAG GATGTGTTGCTGCAATATGCACATTTATGTTATGGACAAAACATCTAATAATTgtatacctatatttaatatcagtaGGAGCAGTATTTATATCCTATTGGTCAAATGTTAGTACAATGAAAGCTATTATAGCATACGTGAACGCACATGAATCAACAACTAGCATACTTGATGACATTTTATGTCTTAATTTAAAATACGTTTTAAACGAAGGACCCGGCCTGTTGATCGTTCAAAACTATATATTGCAATGCTTATTAGCTAGTATTTTTTGTTACATTCATCTTGCACCAAGGCATCCAATTCAACAGAAACTTCTTGTACTAAGTTTTATGGCACCGTCAATTTTGGGTCTTTGCCCTCTTCCG ACGCAAGTTTTGTACAATGCACCCGTGTTTGCCGCACTTCTACCCTTGGCAGTATGCAAATTTGTTATTTGGTACAACGGAATCTCCATACTAAAAACAATGTACATAGGTTACCAACACGCGCGTAATTTTGTAAGTAACTATGGATTGTCAGCGCTCGTCGAGACAGAGTGGATCCGATTGAACGTACCGTGCGTGTTACGCACGTTCTGGATCCTACGCGTGGGCGGACAAGTGGTCCAAATTCTTAGCAATCATTACGACGAAGAGGATTTCACTTATACCTTAATGATTAAAACTCTGTTGGTGAATGGCTGTGAAACTCTGACAGCGGTCTTAGGAATGACCAGTATAATATCGTTTATCTGCCATTACATCGGTTGCTTCTTTCAATGGGTACTGTTGACAGTGGACGAGGACGAGAAAAGCATCGGCACCCTATCCGCTACTTTGTTTTACGTTCTGGCTCTTCAGACTGGGCTGACCAGCTTGGACCGAGAGAAACGTTTGGTCAGACTGTGCCGTAACTTTTGTTTATTACTGATGGCGGTTCTACACTTTGTACACAACATCGTGAATCCTCTGTTAATGTCACTGAGTGCCTCTCACAATCCGGCTCTTCATCGGCATATTCGTGCCCTGGCGGTATGCGTGTTTCTAATACTGCTACCAGTGTCGTTGCTGGCATTCCTTTGGTCGCACTACACCGTGTGCACGTGGCTATTGGCAGTGTCGGTATTCGGTATCGAGGTGATCGTAAAAGTGTTGGTCTCCCTCGCCATCTACTCTCTCTTCCTCATCGACGCTTATCGCAGCGTGTTCTGGGAGCAGCTGGACGATTGTGTCTACATTATACGATCGTTTGGTAACACGGTCGAGTTCACTTTCGGGATCATCCTGTTCATAAATGGCTTCTGGATTTTAGTGTTCGAATCCGGTGGAGCGATTCGCGCGATCATGATATGCATTCATGCTTATTTTAACATTTGGTGCGAAGCAAAGGCTGGATGGAGCGTGTTCATGAAGCGTCGTACAGCTGTTAACAAGATCAATTCTTTACCGGAAGCTAAAGCGGAGGAACTTCGAAAATTGGACGACGTCTGCGCTATCTGTTACCAAGAGATGGAGAGTGCCAAGATCACGCATTGCAATCATTACTTTCATAGTGTTTGCCTAAGGAAGTGGTTGTACGTGCAAGATCGTTGCCCGCTTTGTCACGATGTGCTGTACAAAGTGGAGAACGGCCGTCGAGCCAGGGACACGGCGGAAGATCAAAGATAA